A single genomic interval of Dromiciops gliroides isolate mDroGli1 chromosome 1, mDroGli1.pri, whole genome shotgun sequence harbors:
- the LOC122751183 gene encoding myosin light polypeptide 6-like, whose product MCEFTEDQPAEFNEACLTPWGDGKILYSQCGDVMRALGQNPTNAEMLKVLGNPKSDEMNVKVLDFEHFLSMLQTIAKNKDQGTYEDYVEGLWVFDKEGNGTVMGTEIQHVLITLGEKITEEEVEVSGRA is encoded by the coding sequence ATGTGTGAATTCACGGAGGATCAGCCTGCTGAGTTCAATGAGGCCTGTTTGACCCCATGGGGGGATGGAAAGATCTTATACAGCCAGTGTGGGGACGTGATGCGGGCCTTGGGCCAGAATCCCACCAATGCTGAGATGCTCAAGGTCTTAGGGAATCCCAAGAGTGATGAGATGAATGTGAAAGTGCTGGACTTTGAACACTTTCTGTCAATGCTGCAGACCATAGCAAAGAATAAGGACCAAGGCACATATGAAGACTATGTAGAGGGGCTTTGGGTGTTTGATAAGGAAGGGAACGGCACAGTCATGGGCACTGAAATACAGCACGTCCTCATCACTCTGGGTGAGAAGATAACAGAGGAGGAAGTGGAAGTTAGTGGCAGGGCATGA